The Myxococcales bacterium genome contains a region encoding:
- a CDS encoding 4-phosphopantetheinyl transferase family protein yields MVGNDIVDLRDPDSDATSYRSRFDERVFSPSERRSIDRAPSSEHQRWRLWAAKEASYKLVRKYDSSTVFSPRAFAVDCDEDNTTNPAQVPTQVQHDKLTCFVEFDETPERIHAIAVPAPNDFALVLWGIDTIDSAATSDCESRAVRDLACDAISRRFDYSRDQLEIRKTAHRIPRLYYRQGQLDLSVSLSHHGSWLAFACCTGEGRGA; encoded by the coding sequence ATGGTCGGAAATGACATCGTAGATCTTCGCGACCCCGATTCAGATGCAACCAGCTATCGGAGCCGGTTCGACGAGCGGGTGTTCAGTCCGAGCGAACGTCGGTCGATCGACCGCGCACCCTCGTCCGAACACCAACGGTGGCGCTTATGGGCCGCCAAGGAAGCGAGCTACAAGCTCGTGCGCAAGTACGACAGCTCGACCGTATTCTCGCCGCGAGCATTTGCGGTGGACTGCGATGAAGACAACACGACGAACCCCGCCCAGGTACCAACCCAGGTACAACACGACAAGCTGACCTGCTTTGTCGAGTTTGATGAGACACCAGAGCGCATTCACGCCATCGCGGTGCCGGCGCCCAACGACTTCGCCCTTGTGCTCTGGGGCATTGATACAATCGACTCGGCGGCGACGTCCGACTGCGAAAGCAGGGCGGTACGCGATCTGGCCTGCGACGCGATCTCTCGACGTTTCGATTACTCGCGGGATCAGCTCGAAATTCGCAAAACTGCGCATCGGATACCGAGGCTCTATTATCGCCAGGGGCAGCTAGATCTCAGCGTCTCGCTTTCTCACCACGGCAGCTGGCTTGCCTTTGCGTGTTGCACAGGAGAAGGTCGCGGTGCCTGA